A genomic window from Desulfovibrio porci includes:
- a CDS encoding aspartate carbamoyltransferase catalytic subunit, with protein sequence MNTDNRYHWQHKDLLDVTQLSGEDVRHLLDLAASFQEINRRPVKKVPTLKGKTVVLFFVENSTRTKTSFDVAGKRLSADTYSLAKSGSSLNKGESLKDTALTLQAMGPDVIVIRHSSSGAAAFMADLLPCGIVNGGDGWHAHPTQALLDCFSLRQAWGDSFAGRSLLILGDIAHSRVARSNVHLLHLLGVKVRLCAPRTLLPAGVENWPVEVFSDLGRAVRDVDAVMCLRLQLERQQAGLLPDLAEYSRRFCLGAAHLELARPEAKVLHPGPMNRGLEISNEIADAPASLVLDQVAAGVATRMAVLYLLATRNDGGNA encoded by the coding sequence ACCGCTATCACTGGCAGCACAAGGACCTGCTGGACGTGACCCAGTTGAGCGGCGAAGACGTCCGCCATCTGCTGGATCTGGCCGCCAGCTTTCAGGAAATCAACCGCCGCCCGGTCAAGAAGGTGCCCACGCTCAAGGGCAAGACCGTGGTGCTTTTTTTTGTGGAAAACAGCACCCGCACCAAAACCTCCTTTGACGTGGCGGGCAAGCGCCTTTCCGCCGACACCTATTCCCTGGCCAAGTCCGGTTCCAGCCTGAACAAGGGCGAAAGCCTCAAGGACACGGCCCTGACCCTGCAGGCCATGGGGCCGGACGTCATCGTCATCCGGCATTCCAGCAGCGGCGCGGCGGCCTTCATGGCTGACCTGCTGCCCTGCGGCATCGTCAACGGCGGCGACGGCTGGCACGCCCATCCCACCCAGGCTCTGCTGGACTGCTTCAGCCTGCGCCAGGCCTGGGGGGACAGCTTTGCGGGCCGCAGCCTGCTGATTCTGGGCGACATCGCCCACAGCCGGGTGGCCCGCTCCAACGTGCATCTGCTGCACCTGCTGGGGGTCAAGGTCCGGCTTTGCGCGCCGCGCACCCTGCTGCCCGCCGGGGTGGAAAACTGGCCGGTGGAGGTCTTTTCCGACCTCGGGCGGGCCGTGCGCGATGTGGACGCGGTCATGTGCCTGCGTCTGCAACTGGAGCGCCAGCAGGCCGGCCTGTTGCCCGATCTGGCGGAGTATTCGCGCCGCTTCTGCCTGGGCGCGGCCCATCTGGAGCTGGCCCGGCCCGAGGCCAAGGTGCTGCATCCCGGCCCCATGAACCGGGGGCTTGAGATTTCCAATGAGATTGCCGACGCGCCCGCCAGTCTGGTGCTTGATCAGGTGGCTGCGGGCGTCGCCACGCGCATGGCCGTGCTCTATCTGCTGGCCACGCGCAATGACGGAGGAAACGCATGA
- a CDS encoding dihydroorotase — protein MTLCITNARHLEAPVDLLVDGDKIVTMTPAGRHAAPEGCEQFDARGLVLMPSFIDAHVHLREPGFEYKEDIASGLAAAAHGGFGAVMCMANTRPVNDAASVTRFMLERARLSHPHGPRLHPIAAASVGLKGEEMAPLAELKEAGCVAVSNDGRPLENAELLRRIMEYAADLDLTFIDHCEDPCLARGWLMNEGAVSGLLGVKGQPDVGEAVQAARDIMLAEYLHLPVHIAHVSGKLTVDVIAWGKARGVRVSAETCPHYLLLDESALEGYNTAAKVSPPLRRPEDREALRRAVKDGTIDILVTDHAPHAAHEKEGTLDEAPCGFTGLDLAVSLTWGLVREGVLAEADLQRLWCRGPAEIFRLSWNGFAPGDPADFFLLDPDEVWTPGPETMHSKSRNTPFLGQSLRGRVKHHWLGGRMLF, from the coding sequence ATGACGCTCTGCATTACAAACGCCCGTCATCTGGAAGCCCCGGTGGATCTGCTGGTGGACGGGGACAAGATAGTGACCATGACCCCGGCGGGCCGCCACGCCGCGCCCGAAGGCTGTGAGCAGTTCGACGCCAGAGGGCTGGTGCTGATGCCCAGCTTCATCGACGCGCACGTGCATCTGCGCGAGCCGGGCTTCGAATACAAGGAAGACATTGCCTCGGGCCTGGCCGCGGCGGCCCACGGCGGCTTCGGCGCGGTCATGTGCATGGCCAACACCAGGCCGGTCAACGACGCGGCGTCCGTGACCCGCTTCATGCTGGAACGCGCCCGTCTGAGCCATCCGCACGGCCCGCGCCTGCACCCCATCGCGGCGGCCAGCGTGGGCCTCAAGGGCGAGGAAATGGCCCCTCTGGCGGAACTGAAGGAGGCGGGCTGCGTGGCTGTGTCCAACGACGGCCGCCCGCTGGAGAATGCCGAACTGCTGCGCCGGATCATGGAATACGCGGCGGACCTGGACCTGACCTTTATCGACCACTGCGAGGACCCCTGCCTGGCCCGTGGCTGGCTGATGAACGAGGGGGCCGTGAGTGGCCTGCTGGGCGTCAAGGGTCAGCCCGACGTGGGCGAGGCCGTGCAGGCCGCGCGTGATATCATGCTGGCCGAATATCTGCACCTGCCCGTGCACATCGCGCATGTCTCGGGCAAACTCACCGTGGACGTCATTGCCTGGGGCAAGGCACGCGGGGTCAGGGTCAGCGCCGAAACCTGCCCGCACTACCTGCTTCTGGACGAGAGCGCGCTGGAGGGCTACAACACCGCCGCCAAAGTCAGCCCGCCGCTGCGGCGTCCCGAGGACCGCGAGGCCCTGCGCCGGGCCGTCAAGGACGGAACCATCGATATTCTGGTCACGGACCACGCCCCGCACGCGGCCCATGAAAAGGAAGGCACTCTGGACGAAGCCCCCTGCGGTTTCACCGGCCTGGACCTGGCTGTGAGCCTGACCTGGGGTCTGGTGCGCGAGGGCGTTCTGGCCGAAGCCGACCTGCAGCGCCTCTGGTGCCGTGGCCCGGCGGAAATCTTCCGTCTGTCCTGGAACGGCTTCGCGCCCGGCGACCCGGCGGATTTCTTTCTTCTGGATCCGGACGAGGTCTGGACCCCCGGCCCCGAGACCATGCACTCCAAAAGCCGCAATACTCCCTTTCTGGGACAGAGCCTGCGCGGACGCGTCAAACACCACTGGCTCGGCGGCAGAATGCTGTTCTGA
- a CDS encoding NAD-dependent succinate-semialdehyde dehydrogenase produces the protein MPESMLAILKDKSLFRRQCLINGQWCDADDKSVLAVTNPANEKQLGTVPKCGAAETRRAIEAASAAFPAWRALTPLQRGAYLRDWEQAIRDNLEDLAKILTLEEGKPLAEAKGEILQGASYFPWFAEECRRVCGDVTPSFRPGTQGLTRHEPVGVAAAITPWNFPFSMLPRKTAPALAAGCTIVIKPAGRTPYSALALAELGVRVGIPAGVINVLTGTASEIGGEIAANPAVRKVSFTGSTEVGKQLAADCAPTLKRMSLELGGNAPFLVFDDADLKAALDLAMACKFRNAGQTCICANRFLVQEGIHERFVEGLTARIKALRVGDGLDPATDMGPLINARAVERVDGLVRDAETRGARLLAGGHRHALGGNFYEPTLIAGLKRDMQIFQGEIFGPVAAVMPFASEEEAVALANDTSYGLASYVCTRDLARTWRLFGALQYGMVGVNDATLASAETPFGGVKYSGLGREGSSEGLLEYMETHYLLLGGLA, from the coding sequence ATGCCTGAATCCATGCTTGCCATTTTGAAAGACAAAAGCCTGTTCCGCCGGCAGTGCCTGATCAACGGCCAATGGTGCGACGCGGACGACAAAAGCGTGCTGGCCGTGACCAATCCGGCCAATGAGAAACAGCTGGGCACGGTGCCCAAATGCGGCGCGGCCGAAACCCGGCGGGCCATTGAAGCGGCCTCGGCCGCCTTTCCGGCCTGGCGCGCGCTCACGCCCTTGCAGCGCGGCGCGTACCTGCGGGACTGGGAACAGGCCATCCGGGACAATCTGGAGGATCTGGCCAAGATTCTGACCCTGGAGGAAGGCAAGCCCCTGGCCGAGGCCAAGGGCGAAATTCTGCAGGGCGCGTCCTATTTCCCCTGGTTCGCCGAAGAATGCCGCCGCGTCTGCGGCGACGTGACGCCTTCGTTTAGGCCGGGCACGCAGGGCCTTACCCGGCATGAGCCCGTGGGCGTGGCGGCGGCCATCACCCCCTGGAATTTCCCCTTCTCCATGCTGCCGCGCAAGACCGCGCCCGCCCTGGCCGCGGGTTGCACCATCGTGATAAAACCGGCGGGCCGCACGCCGTACAGCGCTTTGGCGCTGGCCGAGCTGGGCGTGCGCGTGGGCATTCCCGCCGGGGTCATCAATGTGCTGACCGGCACGGCGTCGGAGATCGGCGGCGAAATCGCGGCCAATCCCGCAGTGCGCAAGGTCAGCTTCACCGGCTCCACCGAGGTGGGCAAACAACTGGCCGCCGACTGCGCGCCCACCCTCAAGCGCATGTCCCTGGAACTGGGCGGTAATGCGCCCTTCCTGGTCTTTGACGACGCGGACCTCAAGGCGGCCCTTGATCTGGCTATGGCCTGCAAATTCCGCAATGCCGGGCAGACCTGCATCTGCGCCAACCGTTTTCTGGTCCAGGAGGGCATCCATGAGCGTTTCGTGGAAGGGCTGACCGCGCGGATCAAGGCCCTGCGCGTGGGCGACGGCCTTGACCCGGCCACGGACATGGGGCCGCTGATCAACGCCCGCGCCGTGGAGCGGGTGGACGGTCTGGTCCGCGACGCCGAAACCAGGGGAGCGCGTCTGCTGGCGGGCGGGCACCGTCACGCGCTGGGCGGCAATTTTTACGAACCCACCCTGATTGCCGGCCTGAAGCGGGACATGCAGATCTTTCAGGGCGAAATCTTCGGACCCGTGGCCGCCGTCATGCCTTTTGCTTCGGAAGAGGAAGCCGTGGCCCTGGCCAACGATACCAGCTACGGTCTGGCCTCTTACGTCTGCACCCGCGATCTGGCCCGCACTTGGCGTCTGTTCGGGGCGCTGCAATACGGCATGGTGGGCGTCAACGACGCCACCCTGGCTTCGGCCGAGACGCCCTTCGGCGGCGTGAAATACAGCGGTCTGGGACGCGAAGGCAGCAGCGAGGGTTTGCTGGAGTACATGGAGACGCATTATCTGCTGTTGGGCGGCTTGGCGTAG
- the amrB gene encoding AmmeMemoRadiSam system protein B, with protein sequence MLIRQPIAAGRFYPAAPEALEREARAYLEGGAALAERGGAASPWGLMLPHAGYVYCGRVLGATLAGVDLPRTLVLLCPNHTGQGQALGVWPEGAWLTPLAPLTVDADLAAALIETNAGSGGFVADTRSHLGEHAIEVILPFLQVASGAERPLRIVPVCVGTQQAAALSAAGRALAAALAECRARGESAGVIVSSDMNHYEDERRTVEKDALALERALACDPEGLLATVARERISMCGAGPLALALFAARLLGQPRAEFIAHDTSASASGDASHTVGYAGLRLFLA encoded by the coding sequence ATGTTGATCCGTCAGCCCATAGCCGCCGGGCGTTTTTACCCCGCCGCGCCCGAGGCTCTGGAGCGGGAGGCGCGCGCGTATCTTGAGGGCGGGGCCGCCCTGGCTGAACGGGGCGGGGCAGCCTCTCCCTGGGGCCTGATGCTGCCCCACGCGGGTTATGTCTATTGCGGACGGGTACTGGGAGCGACTCTGGCGGGCGTGGACCTGCCGCGCACCCTGGTTCTCCTTTGTCCCAACCACACGGGGCAGGGGCAGGCCTTGGGCGTCTGGCCCGAGGGCGCGTGGCTCACGCCCCTGGCACCGCTGACCGTGGATGCGGATCTGGCCGCCGCCCTCATCGAAACGAATGCAGGCAGCGGCGGCTTTGTCGCGGACACCCGGTCCCATCTGGGAGAGCATGCCATTGAGGTGATTCTGCCCTTCCTGCAGGTAGCGTCGGGCGCGGAGCGGCCCTTGCGCATCGTGCCGGTCTGCGTGGGCACGCAGCAGGCGGCGGCCCTGAGCGCCGCCGGGCGGGCCTTGGCCGCCGCGCTGGCGGAGTGCCGCGCGCGTGGGGAATCGGCGGGCGTCATTGTCAGTTCGGACATGAACCACTATGAAGACGAGCGCCGCACTGTGGAAAAGGATGCCTTGGCCCTGGAACGGGCTCTGGCCTGCGACCCCGAAGGCCTGCTGGCCACGGTGGCGCGTGAGCGCATCAGCATGTGCGGGGCCGGACCGCTGGCTCTGGCCCTGTTTGCCGCCCGTTTGCTGGGCCAACCCAGGGCGGAATTCATCGCTCACGACACTTCGGCCTCTGCCTCGGGCGACGCGTCGCATACCGTGGGCTACGCCGGTTTGCGCCTCTTTCTGGCCTGA
- a CDS encoding D-alanyl-D-alanine carboxypeptidase family protein, producing the protein MSRSSRPLPFRATARLLSFVFLLCLAAAPLGTGRAVAAPAVPPHGFVGVCSAILYDLDNDAILFEQNADERIPPASLTKVLSMFLALDYISAGHAAFDSPVDVSRAAARTGGSRMGLRNNERVPLEELLMGMAVSSGNDASMAVAEFVGGSAPAFVNMMNVKARMLGMRDSRFCNPHGLPARDQYTTARDMLTLARAYLKTYPWALKFHNTHVLNHQGRVTWNKNPLLGQYPGADGLKTGWVNASGYNLIFTASRGEKRLLAVILGAPDVRVRGSEACRLLDAGFQVRDNQAVSVAAALPLMPLENYRLDLRKTAHEAGRQYAQAKPEMRKQGKHARQSKEVRSKKHKNRKSDKQRASRQSRQSAQNARAHAG; encoded by the coding sequence ATGTCACGCAGTTCCCGTCCCCTGCCGTTCCGGGCCACGGCCCGCCTGCTGTCCTTCGTTTTTCTGCTCTGCCTGGCCGCCGCGCCGCTCGGAACAGGCCGCGCCGTCGCGGCTCCGGCCGTGCCGCCCCACGGTTTTGTAGGCGTCTGCTCGGCCATTCTGTATGATCTGGACAACGACGCCATCCTCTTCGAGCAAAACGCCGACGAGCGCATTCCCCCGGCTTCGCTGACCAAGGTGCTCTCCATGTTTCTGGCTCTGGATTACATCAGCGCCGGGCACGCCGCCTTTGACAGCCCGGTGGACGTCAGCCGCGCCGCGGCGCGCACCGGCGGTTCACGCATGGGGCTCAGAAACAACGAACGGGTGCCCCTGGAAGAGCTGCTCATGGGCATGGCCGTGTCTTCCGGCAACGACGCCAGCATGGCCGTGGCCGAATTTGTGGGCGGCTCGGCCCCGGCCTTTGTGAACATGATGAACGTCAAGGCCCGCATGCTGGGCATGCGCGACAGCCGGTTTTGCAATCCGCACGGCCTGCCCGCCCGGGACCAGTACACCACGGCCCGCGACATGCTCACCCTGGCCCGGGCCTATCTGAAAACCTACCCTTGGGCGCTCAAATTCCATAACACCCATGTACTCAACCATCAGGGCCGGGTCACCTGGAACAAAAACCCCCTGCTCGGCCAGTATCCCGGCGCGGACGGCCTGAAAACGGGCTGGGTCAACGCCTCGGGCTATAACCTGATCTTCACGGCCAGCCGTGGGGAAAAACGCCTGCTGGCCGTAATTCTGGGCGCGCCCGACGTGCGCGTGCGCGGCAGCGAGGCCTGCCGCCTGCTGGATGCGGGCTTCCAGGTTCGCGACAATCAGGCCGTATCCGTAGCCGCCGCCCTGCCGCTGATGCCTCTGGAAAACTATCGTCTGGATCTGCGCAAAACCGCCCACGAAGCGGGCCGCCAGTATGCCCAGGCCAAGCCTGAAATGCGTAAACAGGGCAAACACGCCCGCCAGAGCAAAGAGGTCAGAAGCAAAAAACACAAAAACCGCAAATCCGACAAGCAGCGCGCCTCTCGCCAGAGCCGCCAGTCCGCGCAGAATGCGCGGGCCCACGCAGGCTAA
- a CDS encoding metal-dependent hydrolase, with protein sequence MPTVFSHPAPVLALAAALGPRVVPPRLLLFGVFCAVLPDLDVIGFKLGIRYADLLGHRGFSHSLLFALLLGLLGAALAPWLRCSRPAACGVALAGAASHILLDAMTNGGLGVAALWPFDTDRYFLDWRPIRVSPLNLHVFFGRKGLEVLISEWRWVWLPCLAAGATGWLLRRALSKVRRKLHP encoded by the coding sequence ATGCCCACTGTATTTTCCCATCCCGCGCCCGTGCTGGCCCTGGCGGCGGCCCTGGGCCCTCGCGTCGTTCCCCCGCGCCTGCTGCTTTTCGGCGTGTTCTGTGCCGTTCTTCCAGATCTGGATGTGATCGGCTTCAAGCTGGGCATCCGTTACGCGGACCTGCTGGGGCACAGGGGCTTTTCCCACTCTCTGCTCTTTGCGCTGCTCCTGGGACTGCTTGGCGCGGCGCTGGCCCCTTGGCTGCGCTGCTCCCGCCCGGCGGCCTGCGGTGTGGCCCTGGCGGGCGCGGCCAGCCACATTCTGCTGGATGCCATGACCAACGGCGGGCTGGGCGTGGCCGCGCTCTGGCCCTTCGACACGGACCGGTATTTTCTGGACTGGCGGCCCATCCGGGTCTCGCCTCTCAATCTGCACGTTTTTTTCGGCAGGAAGGGACTGGAGGTGTTGATTTCGGAGTGGCGCTGGGTCTGGCTGCCCTGCTTGGCGGCGGGCGCGACGGGCTGGTTGCTGCGCCGCGCTCTGAGCAAAGTTCGGAGGAAGCTCCACCCGTGA
- a CDS encoding acetate kinase — MKVLVINAGSSSCKYQLLEMDTQSVLCSGLAERIGQTSGRLTHKIAPDTDKESKLVREAAFPTHVEAMELVIALLTDPEVGVIKDKGEIFAIGHRVLHGGESITDPVLVDSHVKDIIKDCFLLGPLHNPANLMGIEVAEKLFPGVPNVAVFDTEFGMGMPPEAYMYALPYELYEELKIRRYGFHGTSHKYIARKTAEYLGKPLNELRSITMHLGNGSSMSCVRDGKCFDTSMGLTPLEGLIMGTRCGSIDPAIVPFVMEKKSLSPAEADTLMNKKSGLLGLCGYTDMRDVHAQVEKGDKRAALALQMLVRSIKKTLGSYIFLLDGKVDALVFTAGIGENDDIVRAAVCDGLESFGIKLDLKENGTRKPGARTISLPDGKIPVLIIPTNEELQIALATLEVLGK; from the coding sequence ATGAAAGTACTGGTGATCAACGCGGGTTCCTCGTCGTGCAAATATCAGCTTCTGGAAATGGACACGCAGAGCGTGCTCTGTTCCGGTCTTGCCGAGCGCATCGGCCAGACCAGCGGCCGCCTGACCCACAAAATCGCGCCTGACACGGACAAGGAGAGCAAGCTGGTCCGCGAGGCGGCCTTCCCCACCCATGTGGAGGCCATGGAACTGGTCATCGCCCTGCTGACCGACCCCGAGGTCGGCGTGATCAAGGACAAGGGCGAAATCTTCGCCATCGGCCACCGCGTGCTGCACGGCGGCGAATCCATCACGGACCCGGTGCTGGTGGACAGCCACGTCAAGGACATCATCAAGGACTGCTTCCTGCTCGGCCCTCTGCACAACCCGGCCAACCTCATGGGCATTGAAGTGGCGGAAAAGCTCTTCCCCGGCGTGCCCAACGTGGCCGTCTTCGACACGGAATTCGGCATGGGCATGCCCCCGGAAGCCTATATGTACGCCCTGCCCTACGAGCTGTACGAGGAACTCAAGATCCGCCGCTACGGCTTCCACGGCACCTCGCACAAGTACATCGCCCGCAAGACGGCGGAATACCTGGGCAAACCCCTTAACGAACTGCGCTCCATCACCATGCATCTGGGCAACGGCTCGTCCATGAGCTGCGTCAGGGACGGCAAGTGCTTTGACACCAGCATGGGCCTGACCCCCCTGGAAGGCCTGATCATGGGCACGCGCTGCGGCAGCATTGACCCGGCCATCGTGCCCTTTGTGATGGAAAAGAAAAGCCTTTCCCCGGCCGAAGCCGACACCCTGATGAACAAGAAGTCCGGCCTGCTGGGTCTGTGCGGTTATACGGACATGCGCGACGTGCATGCCCAGGTGGAAAAGGGCGACAAACGCGCGGCCCTGGCCCTGCAAATGCTGGTGCGCAGCATCAAAAAGACCTTGGGTTCCTACATCTTCCTGCTGGACGGCAAGGTGGACGCCCTGGTCTTCACCGCGGGCATCGGCGAAAATGACGACATCGTGCGCGCCGCCGTCTGCGACGGCCTGGAGAGCTTCGGCATCAAGCTGGACCTCAAGGAAAACGGCACCCGCAAGCCCGGCGCGCGGACAATCTCTCTGCCGGACGGCAAGATTCCGGTGCTGATCATTCCCACCAACGAAGAATTGCAGATCGCCCTGGCCACGCTGGAAGTGCTGGGCAAATAA
- the pta gene encoding phosphate acetyltransferase, which translates to MKHNALYVTATGPLTGKSAIALGTMQMLSRHMRNVAFFRPIINEPQLDDRDPDINLMLEHFKIGMDYADTFAYTHAEAREIINQGSRNLLLENIIQKFKKILLEHDFVLCVGTDFLGKDPIFEFELNAEIAANLGCPVMLVTSGDEASSEEIRQSLQMTMDSLGPYSLDVVATIINRSHLSQTDLDELRDQFGEDGRPALIYAVPNDPTIGRATMGDVKKGLNAEVLFGENRMDTLVGDYLVAAMHVDNFLRYIAKDQLIISPGDRTDILLAAIASRLSSAKPDIAGVLLTGGLRPPEEVCKLIEGWTGAPLPILLTEYHTYRTITALQEVYGLIEPGDMRKINTVLGLYEHHVNGKEIASRLVCKRSGRMTPMMFEFELIERAKSAKMRIVLAEGEEERILRATDILLRREVADITLLGNVNAIRQKASELGLEISGATLIDPVQSPKFDDYAQTYYELRKAKGITLEHARDVMSDATYYATMMVKKDDADGMVSGAVNTTAHTIRPAFEFVKTKPGYSVVSSVFLMCLKDRVLAFGDCAVNPNPTAQQLAEIAVASAHTAEVFGIEPRVAMLSYSTGTSGKGADVDVVVEATRIAKEMAPDLALEGPLQYDAAIDPTVAKTKLPDSKVAGKATVFIFPDLNTGNNTYKAVQRAAQAVAIGPVLQGLNKPVNDLSRGCTVPDIVNTVAITAVQAAAEKNGKK; encoded by the coding sequence ATGAAGCACAACGCACTCTATGTCACGGCCACGGGGCCGCTGACGGGCAAAAGCGCCATCGCCCTGGGTACCATGCAGATGCTCAGCCGCCACATGCGCAATGTGGCCTTCTTCCGGCCCATCATCAACGAGCCGCAGCTGGATGACCGCGATCCGGACATCAACCTCATGCTCGAGCATTTCAAGATCGGCATGGACTATGCCGACACCTTCGCCTACACCCATGCCGAGGCGCGTGAAATCATCAATCAGGGCTCGCGCAACCTGCTGCTGGAAAACATCATCCAGAAGTTCAAAAAAATCCTTCTGGAGCACGACTTCGTGCTCTGCGTGGGCACGGACTTCCTGGGCAAGGACCCGATCTTCGAATTCGAGCTCAACGCCGAAATCGCGGCCAATCTGGGCTGCCCGGTCATGCTGGTGACCAGCGGCGACGAGGCCAGCTCCGAAGAAATCCGCCAGTCCCTGCAAATGACCATGGACAGCCTGGGACCCTACTCCCTGGACGTGGTGGCCACCATCATCAACCGCAGCCACCTTTCCCAGACCGACCTGGACGAACTGCGCGACCAGTTCGGCGAGGACGGCCGCCCGGCGCTGATCTACGCCGTGCCCAATGACCCCACCATCGGCCGGGCCACCATGGGCGACGTGAAAAAAGGCCTCAACGCCGAGGTGCTCTTCGGCGAAAACCGCATGGACACACTGGTGGGCGACTACCTGGTGGCGGCCATGCACGTGGACAATTTTCTCCGCTACATCGCCAAGGACCAACTGATCATCTCGCCAGGCGACCGCACGGACATCCTGCTGGCGGCCATCGCCTCGCGCCTGTCCTCGGCCAAGCCGGACATCGCGGGCGTGCTGCTCACCGGCGGCCTGCGCCCGCCGGAAGAAGTCTGCAAGCTCATTGAGGGCTGGACCGGCGCGCCCCTGCCCATCCTGCTTACCGAGTACCACACCTACCGGACCATCACGGCCCTGCAGGAGGTCTACGGCCTCATCGAACCCGGCGACATGCGCAAGATCAATACGGTGCTGGGCCTCTACGAGCACCACGTCAACGGCAAGGAAATCGCCAGCCGCCTGGTCTGCAAACGCAGCGGCCGCATGACCCCCATGATGTTCGAATTCGAACTCATCGAGCGGGCCAAGAGCGCCAAAATGCGCATCGTGCTGGCTGAAGGCGAAGAGGAGCGCATTCTGCGCGCCACGGACATCCTGCTGCGCCGCGAAGTGGCCGACATCACCCTGCTGGGCAATGTGAACGCCATCCGCCAGAAGGCCAGCGAACTGGGCCTGGAAATCAGCGGGGCCACGCTCATCGACCCGGTGCAATCGCCCAAGTTCGACGACTACGCCCAGACCTATTACGAACTGCGCAAGGCCAAGGGCATTACCCTGGAACACGCCCGCGACGTGATGAGCGACGCCACCTACTACGCCACCATGATGGTCAAGAAGGACGACGCCGACGGCATGGTTTCCGGCGCGGTGAACACCACGGCCCACACCATCCGCCCGGCCTTCGAGTTCGTCAAGACCAAGCCGGGCTATTCCGTGGTGTCCTCGGTCTTCCTGATGTGCCTCAAGGACCGCGTGCTTGCCTTCGGCGACTGCGCGGTGAACCCCAATCCCACGGCCCAGCAGCTGGCGGAAATCGCCGTGGCCTCGGCCCACACCGCCGAAGTCTTCGGCATTGAGCCGCGCGTGGCCATGCTGTCCTACTCCACCGGCACCTCGGGCAAGGGCGCGGACGTGGACGTGGTGGTGGAAGCCACCAGGATCGCCAAGGAAATGGCCCCGGATCTGGCCCTGGAAGGCCCCCTCCAGTACGACGCGGCCATTGATCCCACGGTGGCCAAGACCAAACTGCCCGACAGCAAGGTGGCCGGCAAGGCCACGGTGTTCATCTTCCCGGATCTGAACACCGGCAACAATACCTACAAAGCCGTGCAGCGCGCCGCCCAGGCCGTGGCCATCGGCCCGGTGCTTCAGGGCCTGAACAAGCCGGTCAACGACCTCTCGCGCGGCTGCACCGTGCCGGACATCGTCAATACGGTGGCCATCACCGCCGTGCAGGCCGCGGCGGAAAAAAACGGCAAGAAGTAA